Genomic segment of Nitrosopumilaceae archaeon AB1(1):
GTGGTGATACTAATCAAGGAAAAGAATTAACAATTACTATTTGTTTATTTGGACATGCTGAAAATATAACATCACGAAAGGATTCTTGTATTGGTGATATTGTATTTGTAACAGGTCCATTTGGATATTCTAGTTCTGGATTACAAATTGCTTTGGGGAGACGTGCAACAAAACAATTTATGAAACAAGCTTTGAGTGCATTTTACAGACCAGATCCCAAACTATCTTTTGGTATATCTGCGGCCAAATATTTTACATCCTCTATGGATTCTAGTGATGGGCTTGCTACGACACTTCATGAATTAGCAAGGCAATCTAAACACAAAATTCATCTAACCTCACTTCCGTGTGATGATTCTATCGTTTCCTTTGCAAAAAATGACAAAAATCTGCATCAACTAGTCTTATTCGGTGGTGAAGAATATGAAATTGTTGCAACATGTTCTAGAAAAAATTATTCAAAAATAGAGAAACTTGCTAAATTACACAAAGTTACATTAATGAATATTGGAACCGTTACCCGTGGCTCTGGTGTGATGTTAAATAATGATTCTTCAATACCGGATAAAGGTTGGTCTCATTTTATAAACACGTCATGATTACACATGTAAAAATTTATCAGCGAAACTCTTTGATTTAATTTTTGTGTTTAATCTTTGGTATTGATACTTTGATTATTATTTAGAAGACCAAATTTTTTCTAATTGTATACTTAGACTAGTTTTTTGTTTATTATCTGATACTTGTGACTCTATACTTTTTGTTATTTCTTTTTTGGTATTGTTTATTTGTTTTTTAGGTTCTATCTTTATGGCGATCTTTTGTGTTGTATTTACATCAGATTCTTCTATTTGAATTTTTGATTTTGTATTTTTTATTTCTGATTCTTCTTTTCTAATTATATGTGATTTATTT
This window contains:
- the thiL gene encoding thiamine-phosphate kinase, with the translated sequence MLNNISEKQIIEIFRKQFQLRSMINDVEIFPSNKKINVVKVDTLVSSTDLTPNFPLIDVARKSIVACVSDFAAKGVRPYFGIISITIPKEFTVNMIKKLTIGFANASKEFKIKFLGGDTNQGKELTITICLFGHAENITSRKDSCIGDIVFVTGPFGYSSSGLQIALGRRATKQFMKQALSAFYRPDPKLSFGISAAKYFTSSMDSSDGLATTLHELARQSKHKIHLTSLPCDDSIVSFAKNDKNLHQLVLFGGEEYEIVATCSRKNYSKIEKLAKLHKVTLMNIGTVTRGSGVMLNNDSSIPDKGWSHFINTS